One Panicum virgatum strain AP13 chromosome 9K, P.virgatum_v5, whole genome shotgun sequence genomic region harbors:
- the LOC120650543 gene encoding CDPK-related kinase 3-like isoform X2, which yields MGQCYARNVHGVDADGGGGVGATTITVSAAGAAGDAAGAGRGGGGGGGRRSGLASPAGTPRGGRAGATPARSSAAGSPWAGSPLGLPDGIAPSPATSASTPRRFFRRPFPPPSPAKHIKASLARRLGQRSPASASQVPRPPAEVPIPEHGAGGGAGGGAGEVERELDKSFGYDRHFAAKYELGKEVGRGHFGHTCLARARKGDMRGQALAVKVISKAKMTTAISIEDVRREVKILKALSGHSNLVKFYDACEDALNVYIIMELCEGGELLDRILSRGGRYNEGDTKIIVEQILNVVAFCHLQGVVHRDLKPENFLFSTKDEHSPMKIIDFGLSDFIRPDERLNDIVGSAYYVAPEVLHRSYSTEADMWSIGVITYILLCGSRPFWARTESGIFRSVLRADPNFDDTPWQSVSPEAKDFVKRLLNKDYRKRMTAAQALSHPWLRDERRQIPLDMLVFKLVKAYLRSTPLKRAALKALSRAVTEDELIYIREQYNLLEPNSRDGRICIDNFRMALLQNSTDAMKESRTLEILNAENGL from the exons ATGGGGCAGTGCTACGCGAGGAACGTGCACGGCGTcgacgcggacggcggcggcggggtgggggCGACCACCATCACGGtctcggcggcgggcgcggcgggggacgcggcgggggcggggagagggggcgggggcgggggcgggaggcggagcgggctggcgtcgccggcggggaCGCCGCGCGGGGGCAGGGCGGGGGCGACGCCGGCGcggtcgtcggcggcgggcagcCCCTGGGCGGGGAGCCCGCTCGGGCTCCCCGACGGCatcgcgccgtcgccggccacctCGGCGTCCACGCCGCGCAGGTTCTTCCGCCGCCCGttcccgccgccgtccccggccaAGCACATCAAGGCGTCCCTGGCGCGCCGCCTCGGCCAGCGCTCGCCGGCGTCCGCGTCGCAGGTGCCCAGGCCGCCGGCTGAGGTCCCGATCCCGGAGCACGGGGCcggaggtggcgccggcggcggcgccggggaggtGGAGCGGGAGCTCGACAAGAGCTTCGGCTACGACCGCCACTTCGCCGCCAAGTACGAGCTGGGGAAGGAGGTGGGGCGCGGCCACTTCGGCCACACCTGCCTCGCGCGCGCCCGCAAGGGAGACATGAGAGGCCAGGCCCTCGCTGTCAAGGTCATCTCCAAAGCAAAG ATGACGACAGCAATATCTATTGAGGATGTGCGCAGAGAGGTGAAAATTTTGAAGGCATTATCTGGACATTCCAATCTTGTCAAGTTTTACGATGCTTGTGAGGATGCCCTTAATGTCTACATAATCATGGA GCTTTGTGAAGGTGGAGAATTATTGGACAGAATATTATCCAG GGGTGGAAGATACAATGAAGGGGACACAAAAATTATTGTTGAACAGATATTAAATGTTGTTGCCTTTTGCCATCTTCAGGGTGTTGTTCACCGTGATTTGAAGCCAGAG AATTTCCTATTCAGCACTAAGGATGAGCATTCTCCTATGAAGATTATTGATTTTGGCCTCTCAGATTTTATAAGACCAG ATGAAAGGCTTAATGACATTGTTGGCAGTGCATACTATGTTGCTCCAGAAGTCTTGCATAGATCATATAGTACAGAAGCAGACATGTGGAGTATTGGTGTTATCACTTATATATTACTTTGTGGTAGCAGACCATTCTGGGCACGAACTGAATCAGGGATTTTCCGCTCAGTGCTGAGAGCTGATCCTAATTTTGATGATACACCATGGCAATCAGTATCTCCTGAAGCTAAAGATTTTGTCAAAAGACTTCTTAACAAGGACTACAGGAAAAGAATGACTGCTGCCCAGGCACTCT CTCATCCCTGGTTGCGAGATGAGCGCCGACAAATACCTCTTGATATGCTAGTATTCAAGTTGGTCAAGGCATATCTTCGTTCGACACCTCTTAAACGGGCGGCATTGAAG GCTTTGTCAAGAGCAGTAACAGAAGATGAGCTTATCTACATCAGAGAACAATACAACTTGTTAGAACCAAACAGCAGAGATGGTCGAATATGTATCGACAACTTCAGGATG GCTCTTTTACAGAACTCAACAGATGCCATGAAGGAATCCAGAACACTTGAGATCTTAAATGCG GAGAATGGACTTTGA
- the LOC120650545 gene encoding probable methyltransferase PMT18 isoform X2, which translates to MPKEYPASPKAQQLQESKKQRLTYILVVSSLCIAFYVLGAWQNTTLPKPVGNSADITRVGCDPTTATAQSSGSGSVPSFGPGSGEALDFDAHHRLIINDTDAGAELQQFPACPLNFSEYTPCEDRTRGRRFDRGMLVYRERHCPGKDEQIRCLIPAPPGYMTPFKWPKSRDYAYFNNIPHKELSIEKAVQNWIQVEGDKFRFPGGGTMFPHGADAYIDDISKLISLSDGTIRTAVDTGCGVASWGAYLLKRNIIAMSFAPRDTHEAQVQFALERGVPAIIGVMGKHRLPYPSRAFDMAHCSRCLIPWHQHDGLYLAEVDRILRPGGYWILSGPPINWKTHYKGWERTKDDLKQEQDKIEDVARSLCWKKVVEKRDLSIWQKPKNHLECANIKKTYKTPHICKSDNPDAAWYRQMEACVTPLPEVSNQGEVAGGAVEKWPERAFKVPPRIRRGMIPGLDAKKFDEDNKLWEKRMAYYKRIIPIAENRYRNVMDMNANMGGFAASLVKYPVWVMNVVPVNSDRDTLGAIYERGFIGTYQDWCEAFSTYPRTYDLLHADNLFSIYQDKCDITDILLEMDRILRPEGTAIIRDTVDVLTKVQAITKRMRWESRIMDHEDGPFNPEKVLMAVKTYWTAKASEEQN; encoded by the exons ATGCCGAAGGAGTACCCAGCTTCTCCCAAAGCCCAACAGCTGCAGGAATCCAAGAAGCAGCGCCTAACATACATCCTCGTGGTGAGCTCGCTCTGCATCGCCTTTTATGTCCTTGGTGCATGGCAGAACACCACGCTTCCAAAGCCCGTGGGCAACTCTGCGGACATCACCCGGGTTGGGTGTGACCCCACCACCGCCACGGCACAGTCCTCTGGCTCTGGCTCCGTGCCATCCTTCGGACCAGGTTCCGGTGAGGCACTCGACTTCGATGCACACCACCGGCTCATCATCAATGACACAGATGCTGGGGCGGAACTGCAGCAGTTTCCAGCTTGCCCGCTCAACTTCAGCGAGTACACGCCGTGTGAGGACCGTACGCGTGGGCGCCGGTTCGACCGCGGCATGCTTGTGTACCGGGAGCGGCACTGCCCTGGCAAGGACGAGCAGATTCGATGTCTCATTCCCGCGCCGCCTGGGTACATGACCCCCTTCAAGTGGCCTAAGAGCAGGGACTATGCCTATTTCAACAACATCCCCCACAAGGAGCTCAGCATCGAGAAGGCTGTGCAGAACTGGATCCAGGTGGAGGGCGACAAGTTCAGATTCCCCGGTGGCGGCACCATGTTCCCACATGGTGCTGATGCCTACATCGATGATATCAGTAAGCTCATCTCGTTGTCAGATGGGACAATCAGGACTGCGGTTGATACAGGCTGCGGG GTTGCTAGTTGGGGGGCTTATTTGCTGAAGAGAAACATCATTGCCATGTCATTTGCGCCAAGGGATACGCATGAAGCGCAGGTGCAATTCGCTCTGGAAAGAGGTGTCCCTGCCATCATCGGTGTGATGGGGAAGCACAGGTTGCCTTACCCATCTAGGGCATTTGATATGGCGCATTGCTCACGCTGTCTAATTCCTTGGCATCAACATG ATGGATTATACCTTGCTGAAGTCGATAGAATTCTAAGGCCAGGAGGATATTGGATTCTCTCGGGTCCTCCAATCAATTGGAAGACACACTACAAGGGGTGGGAGAGGACCAAGGACGACCTCAAGCAAGAGCAAGACAAGATTGAGGATGTTGCGAGGAGCCTTTGCTGGAAGAAGGTTGTTGAGAAGAGGGATCTCTCCATCTGGCAGAAACCTAAGAACCATCTTGAGTGTGCCAATATTAAGAAGACATATAAGACACCCCATATCTGCAAGAGCGACAATCCTGATGCTGCTTG GTATAGGCAGATGGAAGCCTGTGTTACTCCATTGCCGGAAGTAAGCAACCAGGGAGAAGTGGCAGGTGGAGCGGTGGAGAAATGGCCAGAGAGGGCATTCAAAGTTCCCCCCAGGATTAGAAGGGGCATGATTCCAGGATTAGATGCAAAGAAGTTTGATGAGGACAATAAGTTGTGGGAGAAGAGGATGGCATACTACAAGCGCATCATACCCATAGCAGAGAATAGATACAGAAATGTGATGGACATGAATGCAAACATGGGTGGCTTTGCTGCTTCTTTGGTGAAGTACCCTGTGTGGGTGATGAACGTCGTCCCTGTTAATTCTGACCGGGACACCCTTGGGGCAATATACGAGCGAGGGTTCATTGGCACATACCAGGACTGGTGTGAAGCTTTCTCAACATATCCAAGAACCTATGACCTCTTGCATGCTGACAATTTGTTTAGCATCTACCAAGACAA GTGCGATATAACAGACATTCTCTTGGAGATGGATAGGATACTAAGGCCCGAGGGCACAGCTATCATCCGTGACACGGTTGATGTGCTCACAAAAGTCCAGGCAATAACCAAGCGAATGCGATGGGAGAGCCGCATCATGGACCATGAGGATGGCCCCTTCAACCCCGAGAAGGTCCTCATGGCAGTCAAGACGTACTGGACTGCCAAAGCATCGGAAGAACAGAATTAG
- the LOC120650545 gene encoding probable methyltransferase PMT18 isoform X1, producing the protein MIERARVKGAGQICYGDIAIFTGAMPKEYPASPKAQQLQESKKQRLTYILVVSSLCIAFYVLGAWQNTTLPKPVGNSADITRVGCDPTTATAQSSGSGSVPSFGPGSGEALDFDAHHRLIINDTDAGAELQQFPACPLNFSEYTPCEDRTRGRRFDRGMLVYRERHCPGKDEQIRCLIPAPPGYMTPFKWPKSRDYAYFNNIPHKELSIEKAVQNWIQVEGDKFRFPGGGTMFPHGADAYIDDISKLISLSDGTIRTAVDTGCGVASWGAYLLKRNIIAMSFAPRDTHEAQVQFALERGVPAIIGVMGKHRLPYPSRAFDMAHCSRCLIPWHQHDGLYLAEVDRILRPGGYWILSGPPINWKTHYKGWERTKDDLKQEQDKIEDVARSLCWKKVVEKRDLSIWQKPKNHLECANIKKTYKTPHICKSDNPDAAWYRQMEACVTPLPEVSNQGEVAGGAVEKWPERAFKVPPRIRRGMIPGLDAKKFDEDNKLWEKRMAYYKRIIPIAENRYRNVMDMNANMGGFAASLVKYPVWVMNVVPVNSDRDTLGAIYERGFIGTYQDWCEAFSTYPRTYDLLHADNLFSIYQDKCDITDILLEMDRILRPEGTAIIRDTVDVLTKVQAITKRMRWESRIMDHEDGPFNPEKVLMAVKTYWTAKASEEQN; encoded by the exons GAGCCATGCCGAAGGAGTACCCAGCTTCTCCCAAAGCCCAACAGCTGCAGGAATCCAAGAAGCAGCGCCTAACATACATCCTCGTGGTGAGCTCGCTCTGCATCGCCTTTTATGTCCTTGGTGCATGGCAGAACACCACGCTTCCAAAGCCCGTGGGCAACTCTGCGGACATCACCCGGGTTGGGTGTGACCCCACCACCGCCACGGCACAGTCCTCTGGCTCTGGCTCCGTGCCATCCTTCGGACCAGGTTCCGGTGAGGCACTCGACTTCGATGCACACCACCGGCTCATCATCAATGACACAGATGCTGGGGCGGAACTGCAGCAGTTTCCAGCTTGCCCGCTCAACTTCAGCGAGTACACGCCGTGTGAGGACCGTACGCGTGGGCGCCGGTTCGACCGCGGCATGCTTGTGTACCGGGAGCGGCACTGCCCTGGCAAGGACGAGCAGATTCGATGTCTCATTCCCGCGCCGCCTGGGTACATGACCCCCTTCAAGTGGCCTAAGAGCAGGGACTATGCCTATTTCAACAACATCCCCCACAAGGAGCTCAGCATCGAGAAGGCTGTGCAGAACTGGATCCAGGTGGAGGGCGACAAGTTCAGATTCCCCGGTGGCGGCACCATGTTCCCACATGGTGCTGATGCCTACATCGATGATATCAGTAAGCTCATCTCGTTGTCAGATGGGACAATCAGGACTGCGGTTGATACAGGCTGCGGG GTTGCTAGTTGGGGGGCTTATTTGCTGAAGAGAAACATCATTGCCATGTCATTTGCGCCAAGGGATACGCATGAAGCGCAGGTGCAATTCGCTCTGGAAAGAGGTGTCCCTGCCATCATCGGTGTGATGGGGAAGCACAGGTTGCCTTACCCATCTAGGGCATTTGATATGGCGCATTGCTCACGCTGTCTAATTCCTTGGCATCAACATG ATGGATTATACCTTGCTGAAGTCGATAGAATTCTAAGGCCAGGAGGATATTGGATTCTCTCGGGTCCTCCAATCAATTGGAAGACACACTACAAGGGGTGGGAGAGGACCAAGGACGACCTCAAGCAAGAGCAAGACAAGATTGAGGATGTTGCGAGGAGCCTTTGCTGGAAGAAGGTTGTTGAGAAGAGGGATCTCTCCATCTGGCAGAAACCTAAGAACCATCTTGAGTGTGCCAATATTAAGAAGACATATAAGACACCCCATATCTGCAAGAGCGACAATCCTGATGCTGCTTG GTATAGGCAGATGGAAGCCTGTGTTACTCCATTGCCGGAAGTAAGCAACCAGGGAGAAGTGGCAGGTGGAGCGGTGGAGAAATGGCCAGAGAGGGCATTCAAAGTTCCCCCCAGGATTAGAAGGGGCATGATTCCAGGATTAGATGCAAAGAAGTTTGATGAGGACAATAAGTTGTGGGAGAAGAGGATGGCATACTACAAGCGCATCATACCCATAGCAGAGAATAGATACAGAAATGTGATGGACATGAATGCAAACATGGGTGGCTTTGCTGCTTCTTTGGTGAAGTACCCTGTGTGGGTGATGAACGTCGTCCCTGTTAATTCTGACCGGGACACCCTTGGGGCAATATACGAGCGAGGGTTCATTGGCACATACCAGGACTGGTGTGAAGCTTTCTCAACATATCCAAGAACCTATGACCTCTTGCATGCTGACAATTTGTTTAGCATCTACCAAGACAA GTGCGATATAACAGACATTCTCTTGGAGATGGATAGGATACTAAGGCCCGAGGGCACAGCTATCATCCGTGACACGGTTGATGTGCTCACAAAAGTCCAGGCAATAACCAAGCGAATGCGATGGGAGAGCCGCATCATGGACCATGAGGATGGCCCCTTCAACCCCGAGAAGGTCCTCATGGCAGTCAAGACGTACTGGACTGCCAAAGCATCGGAAGAACAGAATTAG
- the LOC120650544 gene encoding auxin-responsive protein SAUR32-like yields MHGKHHHQQQQQMAPAAVAPKGCVTVRVGADGEEQRRFFVPLGHLKHPLFGALLEEAEREYGFRHQGAIAIPCRVDRFVQVEHLIGQDLHGAGSSTCAQHLVDLDSAAAAAPHHHHHHLHLPRFVGCFRA; encoded by the coding sequence ATGCACGGcaagcaccaccaccagcagcagcagcagatggcgCCGGCCGCGGTGGCGCCCAAGGGGTGCGTGACGGTGCGGGTGggcgcggacggggaggagcagcgccggTTTTTTGTTCCGCTGGGCCACCTCAAGCACCCGCTCTTCGGCGCGCTGCTCGAGGAGGCCGAGCGCGAGTACGGCTTCCGCCACCAGGGCGCCATCGCCATCCCCTGCCGCGTCGACCGCTTCGTCCAGGTCGAGCACCTCATCGGCCAGgacctccacggcgccggcaGCAGCACCTGCGCGCAGCACCTCGTCGACctcgacagcgccgccgccgccgccccgcaccaccaccaccaccacctgcacCTGCCGCGCTTCGTCGGCTGCTTCCGCGCCTGA
- the LOC120650543 gene encoding CDPK-related kinase 3-like isoform X1 has product MGQCYARNVHGVDADGGGGVGATTITVSAAGAAGDAAGAGRGGGGGGGRRSGLASPAGTPRGGRAGATPARSSAAGSPWAGSPLGLPDGIAPSPATSASTPRRFFRRPFPPPSPAKHIKASLARRLGQRSPASASQVPRPPAEVPIPEHGAGGGAGGGAGEVERELDKSFGYDRHFAAKYELGKEVGRGHFGHTCLARARKGDMRGQALAVKVISKAKMTTAISIEDVRREVKILKALSGHSNLVKFYDACEDALNVYIIMELCEGGELLDRILSRGGRYNEGDTKIIVEQILNVVAFCHLQGVVHRDLKPENFLFSTKDEHSPMKIIDFGLSDFIRPDERLNDIVGSAYYVAPEVLHRSYSTEADMWSIGVITYILLCGSRPFWARTESGIFRSVLRADPNFDDTPWQSVSPEAKDFVKRLLNKDYRKRMTAAQALSHPWLRDERRQIPLDMLVFKLVKAYLRSTPLKRAALKALSRAVTEDELIYIREQYNLLEPNSRDGRICIDNFRMALLQNSTDAMKESRTLEILNALEPLVYRRMDFEEFRAATISPYQLEAVARWEEIANTAFEYFEQEGNRAITIEELAQEMNLSSAAYSIVRDWIRPSDGKLSLLGYTKFLHGLTMRSGNARRHH; this is encoded by the exons ATGGGGCAGTGCTACGCGAGGAACGTGCACGGCGTcgacgcggacggcggcggcggggtgggggCGACCACCATCACGGtctcggcggcgggcgcggcgggggacgcggcgggggcggggagagggggcgggggcgggggcgggaggcggagcgggctggcgtcgccggcggggaCGCCGCGCGGGGGCAGGGCGGGGGCGACGCCGGCGcggtcgtcggcggcgggcagcCCCTGGGCGGGGAGCCCGCTCGGGCTCCCCGACGGCatcgcgccgtcgccggccacctCGGCGTCCACGCCGCGCAGGTTCTTCCGCCGCCCGttcccgccgccgtccccggccaAGCACATCAAGGCGTCCCTGGCGCGCCGCCTCGGCCAGCGCTCGCCGGCGTCCGCGTCGCAGGTGCCCAGGCCGCCGGCTGAGGTCCCGATCCCGGAGCACGGGGCcggaggtggcgccggcggcggcgccggggaggtGGAGCGGGAGCTCGACAAGAGCTTCGGCTACGACCGCCACTTCGCCGCCAAGTACGAGCTGGGGAAGGAGGTGGGGCGCGGCCACTTCGGCCACACCTGCCTCGCGCGCGCCCGCAAGGGAGACATGAGAGGCCAGGCCCTCGCTGTCAAGGTCATCTCCAAAGCAAAG ATGACGACAGCAATATCTATTGAGGATGTGCGCAGAGAGGTGAAAATTTTGAAGGCATTATCTGGACATTCCAATCTTGTCAAGTTTTACGATGCTTGTGAGGATGCCCTTAATGTCTACATAATCATGGA GCTTTGTGAAGGTGGAGAATTATTGGACAGAATATTATCCAG GGGTGGAAGATACAATGAAGGGGACACAAAAATTATTGTTGAACAGATATTAAATGTTGTTGCCTTTTGCCATCTTCAGGGTGTTGTTCACCGTGATTTGAAGCCAGAG AATTTCCTATTCAGCACTAAGGATGAGCATTCTCCTATGAAGATTATTGATTTTGGCCTCTCAGATTTTATAAGACCAG ATGAAAGGCTTAATGACATTGTTGGCAGTGCATACTATGTTGCTCCAGAAGTCTTGCATAGATCATATAGTACAGAAGCAGACATGTGGAGTATTGGTGTTATCACTTATATATTACTTTGTGGTAGCAGACCATTCTGGGCACGAACTGAATCAGGGATTTTCCGCTCAGTGCTGAGAGCTGATCCTAATTTTGATGATACACCATGGCAATCAGTATCTCCTGAAGCTAAAGATTTTGTCAAAAGACTTCTTAACAAGGACTACAGGAAAAGAATGACTGCTGCCCAGGCACTCT CTCATCCCTGGTTGCGAGATGAGCGCCGACAAATACCTCTTGATATGCTAGTATTCAAGTTGGTCAAGGCATATCTTCGTTCGACACCTCTTAAACGGGCGGCATTGAAG GCTTTGTCAAGAGCAGTAACAGAAGATGAGCTTATCTACATCAGAGAACAATACAACTTGTTAGAACCAAACAGCAGAGATGGTCGAATATGTATCGACAACTTCAGGATG GCTCTTTTACAGAACTCAACAGATGCCATGAAGGAATCCAGAACACTTGAGATCTTAAATGCG CTGGAGCCACTCGTGTATAGGAGAATGGACTTTGAGGAGTTCAGAGCTGCTACAATCAGCCCTTACCAGCTTGAGGCTGTGGCACGGTGGGAAGAAATTGCCAATACTGCATTTGAGTACTTTGAGCAAGAAGGCAACCGTGCTATCACAATCGAGGAGCTGGCTCAG GAGATGAATCTTTCCTCAGCAGCGTATTCCATCGTCCGCGACTGGATTAGACCGTCTGATGGCAAGCTTAGCCTTCTAGGATACACCAAGTTTTTGCATGGATTGACTATGCGAAGCGGCAACGCAAGGCGGCACCATTGA